Proteins encoded in a region of the Pelagicoccus sp. SDUM812003 genome:
- a CDS encoding metallopeptidase family protein, which translates to MRLPRFDWPTLERIAESVVEQCISELPDELREGADRVPCLYRHYHPNAPHIDPEAMYMLGEYISNDGGGGVDESGVIVLYLGALKWYCEDEDLDFEDEVRTTYLHELGHHFGWDEEEVEQRGL; encoded by the coding sequence ATGCGGCTTCCTCGCTTTGATTGGCCGACGCTGGAGCGGATTGCCGAATCCGTCGTGGAGCAGTGCATTTCCGAGCTTCCCGATGAGCTTCGGGAAGGGGCGGATCGCGTTCCGTGCCTGTACCGCCACTACCATCCGAACGCTCCGCACATCGATCCGGAGGCGATGTATATGCTGGGCGAATACATTAGCAACGACGGGGGAGGGGGCGTGGACGAAAGCGGAGTCATCGTCCTGTACTTGGGCGCCCTGAAGTGGTACTGCGAGGACGAGGATTTGGATTTCGAGGACGAAGTGCGAACGACCTACCTGCACGAGCTCGGTCATCACTTCGGCTGGGACGAGGAAGAGGTCGAGCAACGGGGATTGTGA
- the yaeI gene encoding phosphodiesterase YaeI, with product MKRRNFLKAALALSATSVLTAWYLRFFESKWAETTEKSVKTDRLKTPIRILHLSDFHASNVVPYDYLETSVKTGLGLRPDIILLTGDFITDRLMDEGRYRSVLSPLAAAAPTFACIGNHDGGLWAGSTYGYSTFEKVASLLDACHIRLLFNETTTCSVGGQQLQIAGLGDLWSRDTKPELALERHRSTPGPVIVLSHNPDSKELLAPYDWDLMCCGHTHGGQLVVPFFGYRPFLPVRDKAFAEGLHVYRDRHIHITRGVGNLHGLRFNCRPEISLLRFS from the coding sequence ATGAAGCGACGGAACTTTCTAAAAGCCGCCCTCGCCCTTAGCGCCACGAGTGTCCTGACGGCCTGGTACCTGCGATTCTTCGAATCGAAATGGGCGGAAACCACTGAAAAGTCGGTGAAGACCGATCGACTGAAAACACCGATTCGCATTCTCCATCTATCCGACTTTCACGCCTCCAACGTCGTTCCCTACGACTATCTCGAGACGTCGGTGAAAACCGGACTGGGACTTAGGCCGGACATCATACTGCTAACGGGCGACTTCATAACTGACCGCTTGATGGACGAGGGCAGATACCGGTCCGTTCTTAGCCCGCTCGCAGCGGCGGCTCCGACCTTCGCCTGCATCGGAAACCATGATGGCGGGCTTTGGGCCGGATCGACCTACGGATACTCCACCTTCGAAAAGGTCGCCTCCTTGCTGGACGCTTGCCATATCCGCCTGCTTTTCAACGAGACAACAACGTGCTCTGTAGGCGGCCAACAACTACAGATAGCCGGCCTTGGCGATCTTTGGTCGCGCGACACAAAACCGGAACTGGCCCTTGAGCGACACCGATCGACCCCAGGCCCCGTCATCGTCCTCAGCCACAATCCCGACAGCAAGGAACTGCTCGCGCCCTACGACTGGGATCTCATGTGCTGCGGGCATACGCACGGAGGCCAGCTCGTTGTTCCTTTTTTTGGATACCGCCCGTTTCTTCCCGTTCGAGACAAGGCGTTCGCGGAGGGTCTGCACGTCTATAGAGATCGACATATCCACATCACCCGAGGGGTCGGCAATCTCCATGGGCTTCGCTTCAACTGTCGCCCGGAGATCAGCCTGCTGCGCTTCAGCTAG
- a CDS encoding DUF1223 domain-containing protein, with product MGKLDRLLAFILIALVLWARGVEATEEVFSSGRSQARLVELFTSQGCSSCPPAESRLNELMDSPGLWTDVVPVAFHVSYWDRLGWKDPFANKRFTQRQYAYRSAGRVGSVYTPCFVVDGAEWRGYFSGEALPRSSEDSSGTLVARVADERVTVEYDGSDRATDVKAAVAILGVGLETEVRRGENRNRTLRQEFVALSLAQGPLRRSMSLPKRNAIHPADRYAIAVWVYEEGSLRVLQATGGWLSDW from the coding sequence ATGGGCAAGTTAGACCGATTGCTAGCGTTCATCCTCATCGCTCTGGTTCTCTGGGCGCGTGGCGTTGAAGCGACTGAAGAAGTGTTTTCAAGTGGTCGCTCGCAGGCGCGACTGGTGGAGTTGTTTACCTCTCAAGGCTGCAGCAGCTGTCCGCCTGCCGAGAGCAGACTGAACGAGCTGATGGATTCGCCGGGACTGTGGACGGACGTCGTGCCGGTGGCGTTTCACGTCAGCTACTGGGACCGATTGGGATGGAAGGACCCTTTTGCGAACAAGCGTTTCACGCAACGGCAGTACGCGTATCGAAGCGCCGGTCGAGTTGGTTCGGTCTATACGCCTTGCTTCGTGGTGGATGGCGCGGAATGGCGCGGCTACTTCTCGGGGGAGGCTTTGCCGCGAAGCTCTGAAGACTCCTCCGGCACGCTTGTGGCCCGCGTGGCCGATGAACGGGTGACCGTGGAGTACGATGGCTCTGACCGCGCGACAGACGTCAAAGCGGCAGTGGCGATTCTTGGCGTGGGTTTGGAGACGGAGGTGCGTCGAGGAGAAAACCGAAACCGGACGCTGCGCCAGGAATTCGTCGCCTTGTCCCTTGCGCAAGGTCCGCTCCGGAGATCGATGTCCTTGCCCAAACGGAATGCCATCCATCCCGCGGATCGTTACGCCATCGCGGTATGGGTGTACGAAGAGGGTAGCTTGCGGGTCCTGCAAGCTACCGGCGGTTGGCTTTCTGATTGGTAG
- a CDS encoding pyruvate carboxylase subunit B, which produces MATAPVIFNNNVLRDGHQSLAATRMTTHQMLPALEALDGLGFGCLETWGGATIDAGLRFLHEFPFDRLDAIRAKTKTKHMMLLRGQNIVQYAHFPDDVVETFIKTSAKHGMDIFRIFDALNDPRNMETAIKAAKEAGKEAQGVMCYTTSPVHTTEAFVKLGQELEDMGCGSLCLKDMAGLVPPYQAYQIIKGLKDSVKIPVVIHTHETAGLGASTYYAAIEAGVDAVDTSIIPFANGTGQPDTGRMLALLEGHPRCPKYDLDALQFLREHFTKIYAELSDYTSFANERVDSDALKYQVPGGMLSNFRNQLKEQNMEDKFEDVFKEIPVVREALGWIPLVTPTSQIVGVQAMLNVKFGRWKNFTPQAIDIALGYYGRTPAPVNPEVQKIAAEKSGKDPITCRPADLKDPGMAKLRQELKAKEMPDNDEHCVIHAMFPAELEKIYKNNLKPMLIPETKKKPAAAPAAAAPAAASEAKPAGPKPDGASRYTIKVFTADVEEVS; this is translated from the coding sequence ATGGCCACAGCTCCTGTCATCTTTAACAACAACGTCCTTCGCGACGGCCACCAATCGCTCGCCGCCACCCGCATGACGACCCACCAGATGCTGCCCGCTCTTGAGGCGCTGGATGGACTCGGCTTCGGCTGCCTTGAAACCTGGGGGGGAGCTACCATCGATGCCGGTCTTCGTTTCCTGCACGAGTTTCCGTTCGATCGTCTGGACGCCATTCGGGCCAAGACCAAGACCAAGCACATGATGCTGCTGCGCGGGCAAAACATCGTGCAGTACGCCCACTTCCCGGACGATGTGGTGGAAACCTTCATCAAGACCTCCGCCAAGCATGGCATGGACATCTTCCGCATTTTCGACGCCCTGAACGACCCTCGAAACATGGAGACCGCCATCAAGGCGGCCAAGGAGGCGGGCAAGGAGGCGCAGGGGGTGATGTGCTACACCACCTCTCCGGTGCACACCACCGAGGCTTTCGTGAAGCTGGGACAGGAGCTGGAAGACATGGGCTGCGGCTCCCTTTGCTTGAAGGACATGGCCGGACTGGTGCCTCCCTATCAAGCCTATCAGATCATCAAGGGACTGAAGGACAGCGTGAAAATTCCGGTGGTCATCCACACGCACGAAACCGCGGGACTCGGCGCCTCGACCTATTACGCGGCCATCGAAGCCGGCGTGGACGCCGTGGATACGTCCATCATTCCTTTCGCCAACGGTACGGGACAACCGGATACCGGTCGCATGCTGGCCCTGCTGGAGGGACATCCACGCTGCCCGAAGTACGACCTGGACGCCTTGCAGTTCCTGCGCGAGCACTTCACCAAGATCTACGCGGAGCTTTCCGACTACACCAGCTTCGCCAACGAGCGCGTCGACTCGGACGCCCTCAAGTACCAAGTCCCCGGCGGCATGCTTTCCAACTTCCGCAACCAGCTCAAAGAGCAGAACATGGAGGACAAGTTCGAGGACGTGTTTAAGGAAATCCCAGTGGTGCGCGAAGCCCTTGGCTGGATTCCTCTCGTCACCCCGACGTCTCAGATCGTGGGCGTGCAAGCCATGCTCAACGTCAAGTTCGGCCGCTGGAAGAATTTCACCCCACAAGCGATCGACATCGCCCTCGGCTACTACGGCCGCACTCCCGCTCCCGTTAATCCCGAAGTGCAGAAGATCGCTGCGGAAAAATCGGGCAAGGATCCCATCACCTGCCGCCCGGCCGACCTCAAGGATCCCGGCATGGCCAAGCTTCGCCAGGAGCTCAAGGCCAAGGAAATGCCGGACAACGACGAGCACTGCGTCATTCACGCCATGTTCCCGGCAGAGTTGGAGAAGATCTACAAGAACAACCTCAAGCCGATGCTGATCCCGGAGACCAAGAAGAAACCCGCAGCCGCTCCCGCCGCTGCAGCTCCTGCCGCGGCCAGCGAAGCGAAGCCCGCTGGACCCAAGCCGGACGGAGCCAGCCGCTACACCATCAAGGTGTTCACCGCGGACGTGGAAGAGGTTTCCTGA
- a CDS encoding ABC transporter permease, translating to MTRLTRAIFRKELIETFRDKRVILGVIVSPLLLTPCLMGAVLFFASQKAMEMQSSVLDIGVYQEAEFPALLEHLEADESIKLRELGSREEAVSAIESLEARAALIIPRDAPEAFRKNETAQLELIFTQANENSGNARNRLHGIIGAFNREQTKSRLAAADLDESFIAPTKLTDTSIAENEAVVGFALSMFLPYLVVMSAAFGGINTAFDLCAGEKERGTMETLLVSPASRYEIVQGKLYTIFVISLVSSICSILGILIAIAFGQNIIETLFGEGFSISYLNLIALVLIVVPLSLLSSAALFLVSSFARNPKEAQAYIFPFVALFIFPAVLSSILGAESPLYTALIPVLNIAMSMKQLLGNVFDLSYFCLALGSSIAYAYVSMRIVTALFQKESILFRS from the coding sequence ATGACCCGACTCACCCGCGCCATCTTCCGCAAAGAGCTGATTGAAACCTTTCGCGACAAACGCGTCATCCTCGGCGTCATCGTTTCCCCGCTGCTTCTGACGCCTTGCCTGATGGGAGCAGTGCTTTTCTTCGCCAGCCAGAAGGCCATGGAGATGCAGTCCTCCGTCCTGGACATCGGCGTCTACCAGGAAGCCGAGTTCCCCGCCCTCCTCGAGCATCTGGAGGCCGACGAGAGCATCAAGCTGCGCGAACTGGGATCGCGAGAGGAAGCCGTCTCCGCCATCGAATCCCTCGAAGCTCGAGCCGCCTTGATCATCCCGCGCGACGCCCCCGAAGCCTTCCGGAAGAACGAGACCGCTCAGCTGGAGCTTATCTTCACTCAGGCCAACGAGAACTCCGGCAATGCGCGAAATCGCCTGCACGGCATCATCGGCGCCTTCAATCGCGAACAGACCAAAAGCCGGCTGGCCGCGGCGGATCTGGACGAGTCCTTCATCGCGCCCACCAAGCTCACCGATACCAGCATCGCGGAAAACGAAGCCGTGGTCGGCTTCGCCCTTTCCATGTTCCTTCCCTACCTGGTGGTCATGAGCGCCGCTTTCGGAGGCATCAATACCGCCTTCGATCTTTGCGCCGGCGAAAAGGAGCGCGGCACCATGGAAACGCTGCTGGTCTCTCCCGCCTCCCGCTACGAGATCGTGCAAGGCAAGCTCTACACCATCTTCGTCATCAGCCTGGTCTCCTCCATCTGCTCCATCCTCGGCATCCTCATCGCCATCGCTTTCGGCCAGAACATCATCGAAACCCTTTTCGGCGAAGGCTTCTCGATCTCCTACCTCAATCTGATCGCCTTGGTCCTCATCGTGGTGCCGCTCAGCCTGCTGAGCTCCGCCGCCTTGTTTCTCGTTTCCAGCTTCGCCCGCAATCCCAAGGAAGCCCAAGCGTACATCTTCCCCTTCGTGGCCCTCTTCATCTTTCCCGCAGTGCTCTCCTCCATCCTCGGGGCCGAAAGCCCGCTCTACACCGCATTGATTCCAGTGCTGAACATCGCCATGTCCATGAAGCAGCTCCTCGGCAACGTCTTCGACCTCAGCTACTTCTGCCTCGCCCTCGGTAGCTCCATCGCCTACGCCTACGTCAGCATGAGAATCGTCACGGCTCTTTTCCAAAAGGAATCCATCCTCTTCAGGTCCTAA
- a CDS encoding ATP-binding cassette domain-containing protein: protein MIKAQNLSKTFRDKKRGLVRAVDRVSFTCHPGQIFGLLGANGAGKTTTLRMLGTLLEPTRGSAEVAGFDVAKQPEQVRRSIGFLSNGTALYGRLTAREMLEYFGRLNGIEGKALRTRVDELIERLEIGEFQKGRCDKLSTGQKQRVSIARSIIHQPPVMIFDEPTTGLDVMTSQTIMSFIEQCRDEGLTVVFSTHIMSEVERLCDEVAIVHRGKIVTEGSVAEIRTQTGEPVLENAFLKVVNRIEAEAAAE, encoded by the coding sequence GTGATCAAAGCCCAAAACCTCAGCAAAACCTTTCGCGACAAAAAACGCGGCCTCGTTCGGGCCGTAGATCGGGTCAGCTTCACCTGTCACCCAGGACAGATCTTCGGACTGCTCGGAGCCAACGGCGCTGGCAAGACGACCACGCTGCGCATGCTGGGCACCTTGCTCGAGCCCACCCGAGGCTCGGCGGAAGTCGCGGGATTCGACGTGGCGAAGCAGCCCGAGCAAGTGCGGCGAAGCATCGGCTTTCTCTCCAACGGCACCGCCCTCTACGGGCGCTTGACCGCTCGCGAAATGCTGGAGTACTTCGGGCGGCTCAATGGCATCGAAGGCAAAGCGTTGCGAACCCGAGTGGACGAGCTCATCGAGCGCCTCGAAATCGGAGAGTTCCAGAAAGGCCGCTGCGACAAGCTCTCCACCGGACAAAAGCAGCGCGTATCCATCGCCCGCTCCATCATCCACCAGCCACCGGTGATGATCTTCGACGAGCCGACCACCGGACTCGACGTGATGACTTCTCAAACGATCATGAGCTTCATCGAACAGTGCCGCGACGAGGGGCTGACAGTGGTTTTTTCCACCCACATCATGAGCGAAGTGGAACGCCTCTGCGACGAAGTCGCCATCGTGCACCGCGGGAAAATCGTCACCGAAGGCAGCGTCGCGGAAATAAGAACGCAAACTGGCGAGCCGGTGCTCGAGAACGCCTTCCTGAAAGTCGTCAACCGCATCGAGGCCGAAGCGGCCGCCGAATAG
- the ribB gene encoding 3,4-dihydroxy-2-butanone-4-phosphate synthase produces MADQAQIELFDSVEEAIAEIAAGRPVIVTDDEDRENEGDLVFAASKASVENVNLMIQHARGLICVPCAPHHLQRLGISPMVQENRESHRTDFTISVDAAEGITTGISAYDRFKTIELLADPETRPDQLVQPGHIFPLKAKSGGVLERAGHTEAAVDLASLAGQFPCGVICEILNDDGTMARTPELFEFKKRFGLKMISIASLIEYRHQRENLVELVHERPFESAHGAFTLKVFRSVLDGREHFAFVAGELGEEPTLVRVHAENVLNDLFQPADAENSDAIGTALQRINAEGCGALVYIRRPSGGLVLKKGDGNEAAHRMSLREYGIGAQILSALGLSKIRLLSQTSRNVIALDGYGLEIVETVRL; encoded by the coding sequence ATGGCTGACCAAGCGCAGATAGAGCTTTTTGATTCGGTTGAAGAGGCGATCGCGGAAATCGCGGCTGGGCGTCCGGTGATCGTCACCGACGACGAGGATCGCGAAAACGAGGGCGACCTGGTGTTCGCCGCCAGCAAGGCTTCGGTGGAGAATGTGAATCTGATGATCCAGCATGCCCGCGGCCTGATCTGCGTGCCCTGCGCTCCGCATCATTTGCAGCGCTTGGGTATCAGCCCGATGGTGCAGGAGAATCGCGAGTCGCATCGCACCGATTTCACCATTTCGGTGGACGCGGCCGAAGGCATCACCACCGGCATCAGCGCCTATGACCGTTTCAAGACCATCGAGCTGCTGGCGGATCCCGAGACGCGCCCGGACCAGCTGGTGCAGCCGGGACACATTTTCCCCCTCAAGGCCAAGAGCGGCGGGGTGCTGGAGCGGGCTGGCCACACCGAAGCGGCGGTCGATCTCGCTTCGCTGGCGGGACAGTTCCCGTGCGGGGTGATCTGCGAGATTCTCAACGACGACGGCACCATGGCCCGCACCCCGGAGCTCTTCGAATTCAAGAAGCGCTTCGGGCTGAAGATGATCTCCATCGCGTCGCTGATCGAATACCGTCACCAAAGGGAAAACCTGGTGGAGCTGGTGCACGAGCGTCCCTTTGAGAGCGCGCATGGGGCCTTCACGCTCAAGGTGTTTCGCAGCGTGCTGGATGGCAGGGAGCACTTCGCGTTCGTGGCTGGCGAACTGGGAGAGGAGCCGACCCTCGTGCGGGTGCACGCGGAAAACGTCTTGAACGATCTCTTCCAGCCCGCGGACGCGGAAAACAGCGACGCCATCGGGACGGCTCTCCAGCGCATCAATGCCGAAGGCTGCGGGGCCTTGGTCTATATCCGTCGTCCCAGCGGCGGCCTGGTGCTGAAAAAGGGCGACGGCAACGAAGCGGCCCATCGCATGAGCCTTCGCGAGTACGGGATCGGCGCCCAGATCCTCTCCGCGCTCGGGTTGAGCAAGATCCGCCTGCTCTCCCAAACCAGTCGAAATGTCATCGCGCTCGACGGCTACGGCCTGGAGATCGTGGAGACGGTGCGGCTGTAG
- the ribH gene encoding 6,7-dimethyl-8-ribityllumazine synthase, which yields MSNLSPTSLAVDGSDFRIGIVAARFNDVYVSGLLDGALKTLKDAGVAEGSIVIERVPGSNELPLIARYLAEEGSFDAVIALGVVIAGGTRHYEMVSDSANYGLQEVAIKTKVPVVAGLIVGDNEEQVKERCVGSIPKGAEFGQCALEMAQLRRKYC from the coding sequence ATGAGCAATCTGTCGCCCACCTCTCTCGCTGTCGATGGGTCCGATTTCCGGATCGGCATCGTCGCGGCGCGTTTCAACGACGTCTACGTTTCCGGCTTGCTGGATGGGGCGCTCAAGACGCTCAAGGACGCTGGAGTGGCCGAAGGGAGCATCGTGATCGAGCGGGTGCCGGGCTCGAACGAGCTGCCGCTCATCGCTCGCTACCTTGCGGAAGAAGGCAGCTTCGATGCGGTGATCGCGCTCGGGGTGGTGATCGCCGGCGGGACCCGGCATTACGAAATGGTTTCCGATTCCGCCAACTACGGTTTGCAGGAAGTGGCAATCAAGACGAAGGTGCCGGTAGTCGCTGGACTGATCGTCGGGGACAACGAGGAACAAGTGAAGGAACGCTGCGTCGGATCGATCCCCAAGGGGGCGGAGTTCGGCCAGTGCGCCTTGGAAATGGCGCAGCTGCGCCGCAAATATTGCTAG
- the nusB gene encoding transcription antitermination factor NusB, with the protein MSEGKKSQRRENRVAAMQYIYAWSINRPRDLVDDLRVFFDNLEQERDYYSFAEELIHGVIEFSEDVDEKIMQLASNWDFGRIAKIDLAILRLAVYELLYRKDIPPVVSINEAIDLSKEFSSAESRRFVNGILDKVKGELDRPSRTASLD; encoded by the coding sequence ATGTCAGAGGGAAAGAAGTCTCAACGCCGGGAGAATCGCGTCGCCGCGATGCAGTACATCTACGCTTGGTCGATCAATCGGCCGCGGGACCTGGTCGACGATCTGCGGGTGTTTTTCGACAATCTGGAGCAGGAGCGCGACTACTATTCCTTCGCCGAGGAGCTGATCCACGGGGTGATCGAGTTTTCGGAGGACGTGGACGAAAAGATCATGCAGCTCGCGAGCAACTGGGATTTCGGCCGCATCGCCAAGATCGACTTGGCCATCCTGCGCCTCGCTGTCTACGAGCTGCTCTACCGCAAGGACATTCCGCCGGTGGTCAGCATAAACGAGGCCATCGACTTAAGTAAGGAATTTTCCTCCGCCGAGTCGCGCCGCTTCGTCAACGGCATCCTAGACAAGGTCAAGGGCGAGCTCGACCGCCCCTCGCGCACCGCGAGCTTGGATTAG
- the ftsY gene encoding signal recognition particle-docking protein FtsY — protein MFSIFKKFKDGLAKSAKSIAEKTGGIFGRKALDASSIEELEEALFASDFGYETTEEIVEETRAAYRKDKSLRGQDVASIGSSVLKRVLAGSEGRVAFQEGKPTVICMIGVNGSGKTTTTAKLGFQYKQEGRNPMVAACDTFRAAAIEQLREWSNRLDLEIVAGQHGSDSASVAFDAYQAAKARGHDTLIIDTAGRLHTKSNLMDELAKIRRVLQKHDESAPHYSLLVVDGSLGSNSIEQARVFHEKFGLDGLVVTKLDGTSRGGALVGIYRELKLPIFFLGFGERPEDLQEYRIDNYVDAIFGTPEEAEA, from the coding sequence ATGTTTTCCATTTTTAAGAAATTCAAGGACGGGCTCGCGAAATCCGCGAAGAGCATCGCGGAGAAGACCGGCGGCATCTTCGGGCGCAAGGCGCTCGACGCGTCGTCCATCGAGGAGCTGGAGGAGGCGTTGTTCGCATCGGATTTTGGATACGAGACCACAGAGGAAATCGTGGAGGAAACGCGAGCCGCGTACCGAAAGGACAAGTCGCTGCGAGGCCAGGATGTGGCCAGCATCGGCTCCTCTGTCTTGAAGCGCGTGCTCGCAGGCTCCGAGGGGCGGGTCGCGTTTCAGGAGGGCAAGCCGACCGTGATCTGCATGATCGGGGTGAACGGCTCCGGCAAGACCACCACTACCGCGAAGTTGGGATTTCAATACAAGCAGGAAGGGCGAAACCCTATGGTGGCGGCGTGCGATACCTTCCGAGCAGCGGCCATCGAGCAGCTGAGGGAATGGTCGAACCGGCTCGATCTGGAAATCGTGGCTGGCCAGCATGGCTCCGACTCCGCCTCGGTGGCTTTCGACGCCTATCAGGCCGCTAAGGCCCGCGGGCACGATACGCTGATCATCGATACCGCGGGGAGATTGCACACCAAAAGCAATCTGATGGACGAGCTGGCCAAGATCAGACGCGTGCTGCAGAAGCACGACGAATCCGCCCCGCACTACAGTTTGCTGGTGGTCGATGGCAGCCTTGGCTCCAACTCCATCGAGCAGGCCCGCGTCTTCCACGAGAAATTCGGTCTCGACGGCTTGGTGGTGACCAAGCTCGACGGCACCAGCCGCGGCGGCGCATTGGTCGGCATCTACCGCGAGCTCAAGCTGCCTATCTTTTTCCTCGGTTTCGGCGAACGTCCGGAGGATCTGCAGGAGTATCGAATCGACAACTACGTGGACGCCATCTTCGGAACGCCGGAAGAGGCGGAAGCGTAG
- a CDS encoding SulP family inorganic anion transporter, giving the protein MSDSPPTSTSSQLKLPRDRFAIDIAPARAFLKGYGKEDLAGDARAALNVALLAFPQGMAYAAIAGLPLRYGIFGTVVAAILGAFFSTSKYISPGPTNATSVMVLSSFAALGIVSEDAIVSNISLLLFLVGIALLIGSVLRVASLIQYVSRSVITGYITAAASLIIINQFRKTLGFEFTPEEKAESSTFFEVAHTTFKHLGETQWPTLSLSIATLAIYLFIRNYWRKLPNVAITLALSSIIAYFADQYIEGFSVSYLPSLDISMWAITWPNFTHSGISSLLSPAIAIALICTLESNSIGKSLAARDGARVNGNQEMFAAGMANLGCSLLSGMTSSGSLTRSKVNVDSGAVTPLSGIYCGAIVALIALLIADLIEYIPTSALAVVVVAIGFSLINKHQIRLVTKTTRSDTITFYVTFVTGLFLALDFAIYIGTVCSIALFLKKVASPEIVEYAFDESGQLGQLSEKDKRADPEVSIVHVEGELFFGAAELFRDQMRRVSDDPNLKVVVMKLRNAYNLDATSCMALEELIKYMNERDRILLVSEVRPDTMRIFRNSGLDKIIKEVNLFSDEESNPTLSTAKALKRAHQILGGLTPKVSIYAKEKR; this is encoded by the coding sequence ATGTCAGACTCTCCGCCCACCTCTACAAGTTCCCAGCTAAAACTCCCCAGAGACCGCTTCGCGATCGACATCGCGCCCGCTCGAGCATTCCTCAAGGGCTACGGGAAAGAGGATCTCGCCGGCGACGCTCGAGCCGCCCTCAATGTCGCTCTGCTCGCCTTCCCCCAAGGCATGGCCTACGCCGCGATCGCTGGGCTGCCTCTGCGCTACGGCATCTTCGGAACCGTGGTGGCAGCCATCCTCGGGGCCTTCTTTTCCACCTCGAAATACATTTCGCCCGGTCCGACCAATGCGACTTCAGTCATGGTGCTGAGCTCCTTCGCGGCTCTGGGGATCGTTTCCGAGGACGCGATCGTATCCAACATATCGTTACTCCTATTTCTCGTAGGCATCGCCCTGCTCATCGGCTCCGTCCTTCGGGTGGCCTCTCTCATCCAGTACGTTTCCCGCAGCGTCATCACCGGCTACATCACAGCGGCCGCATCGCTGATCATCATAAACCAGTTTCGCAAGACCCTAGGCTTCGAGTTCACTCCGGAGGAGAAGGCGGAATCGTCCACCTTCTTCGAGGTGGCCCACACCACCTTCAAGCATTTGGGCGAAACGCAATGGCCCACCCTCAGCCTCAGCATCGCGACCTTAGCGATCTATCTGTTCATTCGAAACTATTGGCGAAAACTCCCCAACGTGGCGATCACGCTCGCCCTCTCCTCCATCATAGCGTATTTCGCAGACCAATACATCGAAGGCTTCAGCGTCTCCTACCTGCCCAGCCTGGACATCAGCATGTGGGCCATCACCTGGCCCAACTTCACCCACAGCGGCATCAGCTCGCTGCTCTCACCCGCCATCGCCATCGCCTTGATCTGCACCTTGGAGAGCAATTCCATCGGCAAGTCCCTGGCCGCCCGCGACGGGGCGCGCGTGAACGGAAACCAGGAAATGTTCGCCGCCGGCATGGCGAATCTCGGCTGCTCTCTGCTCTCCGGCATGACCTCCTCGGGCTCGCTCACCCGATCGAAGGTGAACGTCGACAGCGGCGCGGTGACTCCCCTCTCTGGCATCTACTGCGGGGCCATCGTCGCCCTGATCGCCCTGCTCATCGCCGATCTGATCGAATACATTCCCACCTCAGCTCTCGCGGTGGTGGTGGTGGCCATCGGCTTTTCCTTGATAAACAAGCATCAGATCCGCCTCGTCACCAAGACCACGCGAAGCGATACCATCACCTTCTACGTCACCTTCGTCACCGGCCTCTTCCTCGCCTTGGACTTCGCCATCTACATCGGCACCGTCTGCTCCATCGCCCTGTTTCTCAAAAAGGTGGCCAGTCCGGAAATCGTGGAGTACGCCTTCGACGAATCCGGCCAGCTCGGCCAGCTCAGCGAAAAGGACAAGCGGGCCGATCCGGAAGTCTCCATCGTGCACGTGGAGGGAGAGCTGTTTTTCGGGGCGGCCGAACTCTTCCGCGACCAGATGCGCCGCGTCAGCGACGACCCCAACCTCAAGGTAGTGGTGATGAAACTACGAAACGCCTACAATCTGGACGCCACCAGCTGCATGGCTCTGGAGGAGCTGATAAAATACATGAACGAGCGCGACCGCATCCTGCTGGTAAGCGAGGTGCGCCCCGACACCATGCGCATCTTCCGCAACTCCGGCTTGGACAAGATCATCAAGGAGGTGAACCTCTTCTCGGACGAGGAAAGCAACCCCACCCTCTCCACCGCCAAAGCCCTCAAACGGGCCCATCAGATCCTCGGCGGCCTCACCCCCAAGGTATCCATCTACGCCAAGGAAAAACGCTAG